In Ananas comosus cultivar F153 linkage group 10, ASM154086v1, whole genome shotgun sequence, the following proteins share a genomic window:
- the LOC109716663 gene encoding uncharacterized protein LOC109716663 — MLRKRSRPFQRDQRKAHIIMHDYSPPESSCYDGLVQKGRSSSLFSLPGLFVGFTTKGLSDCYDSAKSPTSPLDHKLFSNPSMRSPRSWDNKRVGLGLVDSLSEEETMVCGSVLGSKNILFGSQMRINIPNPKTHLTGFRDGSSIAAPKSLPKDYGISSLTRAKMGLGFKGAELVCGELGKNRSFSADLGESLIPPTQQFYENPKANSENFPSSLKNTLLDSPPPAKGSYSFENFSGSLPISIVEIEQSEDYTCIISHGPNPKTTHIFGDCILESHKIESPDSKNKERKEGAGSSSWVVNFPVDYTPAPPDDDFLSFCFSCKKKLEGNDIYIYRGEKAFCSSNCRDQEILIEEEAEKQSTSSEDSPGSFFHEDIFMSGMVTAT, encoded by the exons ATGCTGAGGAAGAGGAGCAGGCCATTTCAGAGAGATCAGAGAAAAGCCCACATAATAATGCATGATTATTCACCCCCAGAATCGTCCTGTTATGATGGTTTGGTGCAAAAGGGGAGGAGCTCCTCACTCTTTAGCCTCCCTGGTCTCTTTGTAGGATTCACCACAAAGGGCTTATCGGATTGCTACGATTCTGCGAAAAGCCCAACCTCTCCTCTTGATCACAAGCTCTTTTCCAATCCGAGTATGAGGTCCCCAAGGAGCTGGGACAACAAAAGAGTTGGCCTTGGCCTTGTGGATTCTCTCAGTGAAGAGGAAACCATGGTTTGTGGGAGTGTTTTGGGGAGCAAAAACATACTTTTTGGATCACAAATGAGGATCAATATCCCCAATCCTAAGACCCATTTGACTGGTTTTAGAGATGGTTCTTCAATAGCAGCTCCAAAATCTTTGCCTAAGGACTACGGGATTTCCTCGCTTACTCGCGCAAAGATGGGATTAGGATTTAAAGGGGCTGAGTTGGTGTGCGGGGAACTCGGAAAAAATCGATCTTTTTCTGCCGATTTGGGTGAATCGCTGATTCCCCCTACTCAACAATTTTATGAGAACCCAAAGGCAAATTCTGAAAATTTCCCATCCAGTTTGAAGAACACTCTTTTGGATTCGCCTCCGCCGGCTAAGGGAAGCTACAGTTTTGAGAACTTCTCAGGCTCGCTCCCGATATCAATCGTTGAGATCGAGCAATCGGAGGATTACACCTGCATAATTTCTCATGGACCTAATCCAAAGACAACTCACATTTTTGGGGATTGTATTCTTGAATCCCACAAAATTGAGTCACCTGATAGTAAGAATAAGGAGCGAAAAGAGGGAGCTGGATCTTCTTCTTGGGTGGTTAACTTTCCTGTGGATTATACACCCGCCCCCCCTGATGATGATTTCCTGAGCTTCTGCTTCTCTTGCAAGAAGAAATTAGAAGGAAATGACATCTACATCTATAG AGGTGAGAAGGCATTTTGTAGCTCGAATTGCCGTGATCAAGAAATCTTAATCGAAGAGGAAGCGGAGAAGCAATCAACAAGCTCTGAGGATTCTCCCGGCTCTTTCTTTCACGAGGACATATTCATGTCCGGGATGGTCACCGCTACATAA